The window CATCCTTGAACAAATCACGCAGCGGTTCGACCAGCTTAAAACCTAGCTCGGCTGGCAAGCCACCGACGTTGTGATGCAGCTTGATCGTCGCGGCGGGACCATCGACGGCGGCGCCGCTTTCGATCACGTCAGGATAGAGTGTTCCTTGAGCAAGGAACTCGACATCTTTGATCTTCGACGCTTCGCGCTTGAAGCAATCGATAAACGAATGGCCGATGCGGCGACGTTTTTCTTGCGGTTCGGTGATGCCCGCCAGCGTCTGCAAAAACTCCGCTTCTGCTTCCACGACATGCAAGTCGGTTTTGAAGTGCCCGCTGAACTCAGCGATCACGGCGGCCTGTTCGTCTTTGCGCAGCAAACCATTGTCGACCAGGATGCACGACAGCTGCGAGCCAATCGCTTGATAGAGCAGCGCTGCTGTAACGGCCGAATCGACACCGCCACTCAAGCCGCAGATCACTCGGCCATTGCCGATTTGATCGCGCATCTTTTGGATGGTTTCGCGAGCAAAGTCACCGAGCTTCCACGCGCCGCTGCAGCCGCAGACGTTCATCAGGAAGTTGTGCAGGATGTGACTCCCCATCGGAGTGTGCGTCACTTCCGGGTGGAACTGCATCGCATACACCGGCAGCGAACGATGCCGCACGGCAGCGATGGGGCAAGTGCTTGTCTTCGCCAGCGGAATGAAATCGTCCGAGACGCGGCTGACTTGATCGCCGTGGCTCATCCAGACATCGAGCGAAGCCGGCACGCCGGCAAACAGATCGCCATGCTCGGTGATCTGCACGCGAGCCCGGCCATATTCGCGGGCTGGCGCTGAGTCGACCTTGCCCCCGAGGGTATCGCACGCGAGCTGCATGCCATAGCAAATGCCGAGGACCGGAATGCCCAGCTTGAAGAGTTCCGGGTCGCACTTGGGCGCGCCGGGCTCGTACACGCTGTTTGGTCCGCCCGAAAAAATCAGCCCTTTCGGATTGTGCTTTCGCACCTGCTCCGCGGTGATATTGTGGCGAACGATTTCGCAGTAGACATGATTCTCACGAACCCGCCGGGCGATCAATTGGGCATATTGCGACCCAAAATCCAGCACCAGCACCCGTTCGGCCGCAATACCCGGAACGCCGGGCAAACCCGCGGCGGAAGAAGTGGTAGACATCGGCACCCATCAAAATCGAGGAATGGCGAGCAATTCGGTATTGTAGCAACGCAGCGGCGGGCGCTTAGGGGGCATCGAACGGGCCGCGGCAGAAGGAGATCCAGGCGTTGCCAACGAATCTCAGATTCGCGGTCCGGGAGTTTTTGGCGAAGGCAGGCTCCGCGTTCGTCGCTGCGATGGGGGGCTTGTCGGCATGACGGGCAACCGCAATTTTCTCGGCGGTGAATTTTGACGACTCCGTTGCAAGATGACAAAGGTTGTCTTGCATCCTCTGCGCCAAAACCGCACAGCGAACAAAATTCTGCTCATTTGATTATTAGAGGATCAAAATTACAGGCGGAATGTAAAGGTATTTGAATGATCAAACGGTTCTAACCCAATTGCTCCTCGCGTTCCGTTTGAAGGGACTTGTGTGCAGCTCCCTCGCCACAGCTGATTGCTCTTATATGCCTACCACCCGATTGACCAATAGACCGAGTCGCTGCTTGCTAACTACTGTGGATTAATTACCCGTATCACGTTGGAGTATTAATCAAATGGTCCGCAAAGCTAACTCTGGTAACAAATCCGCCGCCATCCGCGACTACAAAGCTGCGAATCCAACCGCCAGCCCGAAAGAGATCGCCGAAGCATTGGGCAAATCCGGTTTTGAAATCTCTGCTCAATTCGTCAGCACCGTGTTGTCTAACGCCAAGAAGAAAGGCGGCAATATCGGCAAACGAGGTCGCAAGCCAATGGCAGTTCCCGTCGACAGTCTGCAGCAACTTATCCAGGTGAAGAAGTTCGTGGATCAGATCGGCGGGTTGGAAAGGGCGCGGGCCGCGGTGGATGCGCTGTCGCAGATCTTGGGCTAGTACGAATGTCGTGGCAAAGGTCAGGGACGGAGTGCCGTACCTGACCTGCGTGGACTTGCTTTACAATGCGTTGCGCATTGGTCCCGATTCATTCATAGAAAGTCCGCCATGACTCCCACCGAAAAAGCTCAGTCGCTCGGCATCACGTTTACCGAGCAGGCACCTGGTTACCTCAACATGTGCATCAAGACCGGCAACCAGCTGATGACCTCGGGTCACGTGAGCGATACCAAGGGCGTGCTCGGGACCGGCTTGACCGTGGATGAGGGCTACAAGGCGGCCCGCGAGTGCGCGGTGAAGATTCTCCGTTCGGTGCATCAAGCCCACGGCACGCTGAACGGCTTGCGTGTGCTCAAGGTGCTCGGCTGCGTCTATTCGGCGCCGAGCTTCACCGACCAACACCTGGTAATCAACGGCGCATCGGACCTCTTCCACGAAATCTTCGGCAAGACCACCGACGGCTATCACGCCCGCTCGGCGCTTGGATTCGCCGCACTGCCGACTGGTGCGGCTGTTGAAGTGGAAGCGATTTTTGAGATCAAGAGCTGATCGTTCTCCCGGCGACTCTTCCATGATTCCGCTACGTAGAGCGGAATTATGAGACAGCCGAAGAGCGTGTACACGCCGAACCAGATCAAGTGGCAATAGCGAAGGTGCATCCCGCTGGTTGTGTGCGTGAGCCCGTTTTGGATGCAGTATTCTAGGTTGTAGGCCAAAACGCTCGTTGTAAACGCGTAGCCGAGCGCGAGGGCCAGCAGCGTGTGCCAGGGATTCAGCTTTTGCGGCTGCGGCGGTTTTCGCGGAGTGAGAAGTTGGTAGTACTGCTCCGCCCATTTTGGTCCGAATTCAGCTTGCTGCTCCGCCGTTAGAAACTGGCTGCAATGCTCGACGATGGCTGCGCGCTCAGATCCTCGCCGCGAGAACCAGCCCAAGCGAATCGTGGCCGTCTGAGCTCCGGCGCGCAATTTGATTTGATTTCGAAACTCATCAATGCAACCGCCTACGATCTCGGGTTCGATGAGCAAGATATTCCGCCGCCAGGTTTTTAATCGCACAGCTCCAGGGAGCAGGTGCAACTCGAAAGCAAGCCTGGAGCGTAAGAGCAATTCCATTCCAACGGTGCCAACGACCCACATTCCGCTGAGCCACAGCAAAGCGCGCAGGCGTTCTACGGGCGTCTGTGCCTGAGTGCCAAAGGCGACGCTGGCCGCGATTAGAGCGACATAAGCACTAAAGATAAGTTGCGCATTCCAGCGCATCCCCGGATGCTGCCTGAGAAGTTCGTCGAAACGAAGTTGGCGGCCGTGAGACATGCGAGGTTGTGGTTGAATGCGGAACTTGCTGTTCGAGGTTAATCGTTAACGAGCTTCTTCGCTGGTCCCGGCAAGCAAAAATGGCATCGTGTCAAACCGCCGAAGAAGAGGCAGGCCACGAGCCAGCCCGCGTAGGCCCAACGCAAATGATGTCCCTGCGGACCAGTCGTAGCACCC is drawn from Anatilimnocola floriformis and contains these coding sequences:
- the guaA gene encoding glutamine-hydrolyzing GMP synthase, which codes for MSTTSSAAGLPGVPGIAAERVLVLDFGSQYAQLIARRVRENHVYCEIVRHNITAEQVRKHNPKGLIFSGGPNSVYEPGAPKCDPELFKLGIPVLGICYGMQLACDTLGGKVDSAPAREYGRARVQITEHGDLFAGVPASLDVWMSHGDQVSRVSDDFIPLAKTSTCPIAAVRHRSLPVYAMQFHPEVTHTPMGSHILHNFLMNVCGCSGAWKLGDFARETIQKMRDQIGNGRVICGLSGGVDSAVTAALLYQAIGSQLSCILVDNGLLRKDEQAAVIAEFSGHFKTDLHVVEAEAEFLQTLAGITEPQEKRRRIGHSFIDCFKREASKIKDVEFLAQGTLYPDVIESGAAVDGPAATIKLHHNVGGLPAELGFKLVEPLRDLFKDEVRRLGLELGLPEDLVWRHPFPGPGLAVRCLGEVTRPKLDVLREADAIMIEEIKAAGLYRTTSQAFAVLLPVQSVGVMGDARTYENTVALRCVNTDDFMTADWTHLPYEVLARISTRIINEVKGVNRVCYDISSKPPATIEWE
- a CDS encoding RidA family protein, whose amino-acid sequence is MTPTEKAQSLGITFTEQAPGYLNMCIKTGNQLMTSGHVSDTKGVLGTGLTVDEGYKAARECAVKILRSVHQAHGTLNGLRVLKVLGCVYSAPSFTDQHLVINGASDLFHEIFGKTTDGYHARSALGFAALPTGAAVEVEAIFEIKS